From one Streptomyces sp. SCSIO 30461 genomic stretch:
- a CDS encoding glutamate-cysteine ligase family protein: MGEKVVAGTFDLSDRQRYRRKLQQCLAGLGRLLAEQRFDRPKNLMGLEIELNLAGADGMPRMRNGEVLDRIASRDFQTELGMFNLEVNIAPHRLEGRVFDQLAEELHTSLGYAHRKAAELDAGIVMVGILPTIEPNDLVSANLSEVDRYVLLNDQIVAARGEDFTLDIDGVEHLTCSSTSIAPEAACTSVQLHLQVTPARFAQVWNAAQAIAPVQIAVGANAPFLFGKELWRESRPPLFQQATDTRPPELQAQGVRPRTWFGERWVESAYELFEENLRFFPALLPICDEEDPLRVLDDGGIPRLQELVLHNGTVYRWNRPVYGLADGVPHLRVENRVLPAGPTVNDVVANAAFYYGMVRALAEESRPVWTRMPFEVAAENFDAACRHGIDVELMWPRPGRGGGMTRVPAVKLVRDELLPLAAAGLEAWNVEAVDRDFYLGIIEGRCRRKVNGASWQVDAFHRAMESGLGREAALAAVTRSYTELMHQGDPVHTWPTWSAA; the protein is encoded by the coding sequence ATGGGGGAGAAGGTCGTTGCAGGCACGTTCGACCTGTCGGATCGCCAGAGGTACCGGAGGAAGCTCCAGCAGTGTCTCGCGGGGCTGGGGAGGCTCCTGGCGGAGCAGAGGTTCGACCGGCCGAAGAACTTGATGGGACTGGAGATCGAGCTGAATCTCGCGGGTGCCGACGGTATGCCGCGCATGAGGAACGGTGAAGTGCTCGACCGGATAGCGAGCCGTGATTTCCAGACCGAACTCGGAATGTTCAACCTGGAGGTCAACATAGCCCCGCACCGGCTTGAGGGACGCGTCTTCGACCAGCTCGCCGAGGAACTGCACACCAGCCTGGGGTATGCCCACCGCAAGGCCGCCGAGCTTGATGCCGGAATCGTGATGGTCGGGATCCTCCCGACCATAGAGCCCAATGACCTGGTCTCCGCGAATCTCTCGGAGGTCGACCGGTATGTCCTGCTGAACGACCAGATCGTCGCCGCGCGGGGCGAGGACTTCACCCTCGACATCGACGGGGTGGAGCATCTCACCTGTTCGTCGACGTCGATCGCGCCCGAGGCCGCTTGCACCTCGGTGCAACTGCACCTCCAGGTGACGCCCGCCCGGTTCGCCCAGGTGTGGAACGCCGCGCAGGCCATCGCACCCGTCCAGATCGCGGTCGGTGCCAACGCGCCCTTCCTCTTCGGCAAGGAGCTCTGGCGCGAGTCACGGCCTCCCCTGTTCCAGCAGGCCACGGACACCAGGCCGCCGGAACTCCAGGCGCAGGGCGTCAGGCCCCGCACGTGGTTCGGTGAGCGCTGGGTGGAGTCGGCGTACGAACTCTTCGAGGAGAACCTGCGCTTCTTCCCCGCGTTGCTGCCTATCTGCGACGAGGAGGACCCGCTGCGAGTGTTGGACGACGGCGGCATCCCGCGGCTCCAGGAACTCGTGTTGCACAACGGAACCGTCTACCGCTGGAACCGTCCGGTGTACGGACTCGCCGACGGCGTACCCCACCTGCGCGTCGAGAACCGGGTGTTGCCGGCCGGACCGACCGTCAACGACGTGGTGGCGAACGCGGCCTTCTACTACGGGATGGTGCGCGCGCTGGCCGAGGAGTCCCGTCCGGTGTGGACCCGGATGCCGTTCGAGGTCGCCGCGGAGAATTTCGACGCCGCCTGCCGCCACGGCATCGACGTCGAGTTGATGTGGCCTCGTCCGGGCCGCGGAGGTGGAATGACACGGGTGCCGGCCGTCAAGCTCGTACGGGACGAACTGCTGCCGCTCGCCGCGGCCGGGCTCGAAGCGTGGAACGTGGAAGCCGTGGACCGCGACTTCTATCTCGGGATCATCGAAGGGCGCTGCCGCCGCAAGGTCAACGGCGCGTCCTGGCAGGTGGATGCCTTCCACCGGGCGATGGAGTCGGGGCTCGGCAGGGAAGCCGCGCTCGCCGCCGTGACACGGAGCTACACCGAGCTGATGCACCAGGGCGATCCCGTACACACCTGGCCCACTTGGTCGGCCGCCTGA
- a CDS encoding DUF5999 family protein: MCQHQPPCPSADSPDREAARLLAHHPEQGWSLLCNGVLLFEDTGELLPDGQIIAPHRPQTVATAA; this comes from the coding sequence ATGTGCCAGCACCAGCCACCCTGTCCCTCAGCCGACTCGCCCGACCGGGAGGCCGCCCGTCTCCTGGCGCACCACCCGGAGCAGGGCTGGAGCCTGCTGTGCAACGGCGTCCTGCTGTTCGAGGACACCGGTGAGCTGCTCCCGGACGGGCAGATCATCGCTCCGCACCGGCCGCAGACCGTGGCCACAGCCGCCTGA
- the gcvP gene encoding aminomethyl-transferring glycine dehydrogenase: protein MTANRIPLVQLERGIPFEQRHIGPDAEAQAKMLAQVGFGSLDELTDAAVPDVIKSAEALGLPEARTEAEVLAELRTLADRNEVLAPMIGLGYYGTFTPPVILRNVMENPAWYTAYTPYQPEISQGRLEALLNFQTMVAELTGLPTSGASLLDEGTAAAEAMSLSRRVGKVKGGVFLVDADALPQTIAVIETRAEPTGVEVVVADLSDGIPAEIAERGVFGVLLQYPGASGAVRDLKPTVDQAHGLGAIVTVAADLLALTLLTSPGELGADIAVGTTQRFGVPMGFGGPHAGYMAVQDKHARSLPGRLVGVSVDADGNRAYRLALQTREQHIRREKATSNICTAQVLLAVMAGMYAVYHGPDGLRTIARRTHRYATILAAGLRAGGVELVHGAYFDTLTVRVPGKAAEIAAAARANGVNLHLADADRVSISCDETTGRAQLAAVWAAFGVEADVEALDASAEDTLPAAMLRTDDYLTHPVFHQHRSETAMLRYLRRLADRDYALDRGMIPLGSCTMKLNATTEMESVTWPEFGQIHPFAPVDQAQGYLTLIHELEERLAEVTGYDKVSIQPNAGSQGELAGLLAVRAFHRANGDEQRTICLIPSSAHGTNAASAVMAGMKVVVVKTADDGEIDIEDLRAKIEQHRDELSVLMITYPSTHGVFEEHVADICAQVHDAGGQVYVDGANLNALVGLAKPGRFGGDVSHLNLHKTFCIPHGGGGPGVGPVAVREHLAPYLPNHPLQPAAGPETGVGPISAAPWGSAGILPISWSYVRLMGGEGLKRATQVAVLAANYIAKRLEPHYPVLYTGPAGLVAHECIVDLRPLAKATGVSVDDIAKRLIDYGFHAPTMSFPVAGTLMIEPTESEDLNELDRFCDTMIAIRAEIEKVASGEWPADDNPLRNAPHTAAALGGDWDHPYSREDAVFPAGVQAADKYWPPVRRIDGAFGDRNLVCSCPPLDEYDA from the coding sequence ATGACCGCCAACCGCATTCCGCTCGTCCAACTGGAGCGGGGCATCCCCTTCGAGCAGCGTCACATAGGGCCCGACGCGGAGGCCCAGGCGAAGATGCTGGCGCAGGTCGGCTTCGGCTCGCTCGACGAACTCACCGACGCCGCCGTACCCGACGTCATCAAGAGCGCCGAGGCACTCGGATTGCCCGAGGCTCGCACCGAGGCCGAGGTCCTGGCCGAGCTGCGCACCCTCGCCGACCGCAACGAGGTCCTCGCCCCGATGATCGGTCTCGGCTACTACGGCACCTTCACCCCGCCGGTCATCCTGCGGAACGTCATGGAGAACCCCGCCTGGTACACGGCTTACACGCCCTACCAGCCCGAGATCTCCCAGGGCCGGCTCGAAGCCCTGCTCAACTTCCAGACGATGGTCGCCGAGCTCACCGGTCTGCCCACCTCCGGCGCCTCGCTGCTGGACGAGGGCACCGCGGCAGCCGAAGCCATGTCCCTGTCCCGGCGGGTCGGCAAGGTCAAGGGCGGTGTCTTCCTGGTCGACGCCGACGCTCTGCCGCAGACCATCGCCGTGATCGAGACCCGAGCCGAGCCCACCGGTGTCGAGGTCGTCGTCGCCGACCTCAGCGACGGAATCCCGGCGGAGATCGCCGAGCGGGGCGTCTTCGGCGTGCTGCTGCAATACCCGGGAGCCTCCGGTGCCGTCCGGGACCTCAAGCCGACCGTCGACCAGGCCCACGGGCTCGGCGCGATCGTCACCGTGGCGGCCGACCTGCTGGCGTTGACCCTGCTCACCTCGCCCGGTGAGCTCGGTGCGGACATCGCCGTCGGCACCACCCAGCGCTTCGGTGTCCCGATGGGCTTCGGCGGCCCGCACGCCGGTTACATGGCGGTCCAGGACAAGCACGCCCGCAGCCTGCCCGGCCGCCTCGTCGGTGTCTCGGTCGACGCGGACGGCAACCGGGCCTACCGTCTGGCGCTCCAGACACGAGAGCAGCACATCCGCCGTGAGAAGGCCACCAGCAACATCTGCACCGCGCAGGTGCTGCTGGCGGTGATGGCCGGGATGTACGCCGTCTACCACGGTCCTGACGGCCTGCGGACCATAGCGCGCCGCACCCACCGCTACGCCACGATCCTGGCCGCCGGTCTGCGCGCGGGCGGAGTGGAGCTCGTCCACGGCGCCTACTTCGACACGCTCACCGTCCGGGTCCCCGGCAAGGCCGCCGAAATCGCCGCCGCCGCCCGTGCCAACGGCGTCAACCTGCACCTCGCCGACGCCGACCGTGTATCGATCTCCTGTGACGAGACCACCGGCCGTGCCCAGCTCGCCGCGGTCTGGGCCGCCTTCGGCGTCGAAGCCGACGTCGAAGCTCTGGACGCGAGCGCCGAGGACACCCTCCCGGCCGCGATGCTGCGCACCGACGACTACCTGACCCACCCCGTCTTCCACCAGCACCGCTCCGAGACCGCGATGCTGCGCTACCTGCGCCGTCTCGCCGACCGCGACTACGCCCTCGACCGCGGCATGATCCCGCTCGGCTCCTGCACCATGAAGCTGAACGCGACCACCGAGATGGAGTCCGTGACCTGGCCGGAGTTCGGTCAGATCCACCCCTTCGCCCCGGTCGACCAAGCGCAGGGTTACCTCACGCTCATCCACGAGCTCGAGGAGCGCCTCGCCGAGGTCACCGGCTACGACAAGGTGTCGATCCAGCCCAACGCCGGCTCGCAGGGTGAGCTCGCCGGCCTGCTCGCCGTGCGCGCCTTCCACCGCGCCAACGGCGACGAGCAGCGCACGATCTGCCTCATCCCCTCCTCTGCGCACGGCACCAACGCCGCCAGCGCGGTCATGGCGGGCATGAAGGTCGTCGTGGTCAAGACCGCCGACGACGGTGAGATCGACATCGAGGACCTGCGCGCCAAGATCGAGCAGCACCGCGACGAGCTGTCCGTACTGATGATCACGTACCCGTCGACGCACGGTGTCTTCGAGGAGCATGTCGCCGACATCTGCGCGCAGGTGCATGACGCCGGCGGCCAGGTGTACGTCGACGGCGCCAACCTCAACGCGCTGGTGGGTCTCGCCAAGCCCGGCCGGTTCGGCGGCGACGTCTCGCACCTCAACCTGCACAAGACCTTCTGCATCCCGCACGGCGGCGGTGGCCCGGGTGTCGGTCCCGTGGCGGTCCGTGAGCACCTCGCTCCGTACCTGCCGAACCACCCCCTCCAGCCCGCCGCAGGACCGGAGACCGGCGTCGGACCGATCTCGGCCGCGCCCTGGGGTTCCGCGGGCATCCTGCCGATCTCCTGGTCCTACGTCCGGCTGATGGGCGGTGAGGGGCTGAAGCGCGCGACCCAGGTCGCCGTGCTCGCGGCGAACTACATCGCAAAGCGCCTTGAGCCGCACTACCCGGTGCTGTACACGGGCCCGGCGGGACTCGTCGCGCACGAGTGCATCGTCGACCTGCGTCCGCTCGCCAAGGCAACCGGCGTCAGTGTGGACGACATCGCCAAGCGGCTCATCGACTACGGCTTCCACGCCCCGACCATGTCGTTCCCGGTGGCCGGCACGCTGATGATCGAGCCCACCGAGAGCGAGGACCTGAACGAGCTCGACCGGTTCTGCGACACCATGATCGCCATCCGTGCGGAGATCGAAAAGGTGGCGTCGGGCGAGTGGCCTGCCGACGACAACCCGCTGCGCAACGCCCCGCACACCGCTGCCGCGCTCGGCGGCGATTGGGACCACCCCTACAGCCGTGAGGACGCGGTCTTCCCGGCCGGAGTGCAGGCGGCGGACAAGTACTGGCCACCCGTGCGCCGCATCGACGGTGCCTTCGGCGACCGCAACCTCGTCTGCTCCTGCCCACCGCTGGACGAGTACGACGCCTGA
- a CDS encoding DNA polymerase IV, with product MRSAPLILHLDMDAFFAAAEQAAKPSLRGKPVVVGGLGPRGVVATASYEARSFGVHSAMPMAQARRRCPNAAYLVPRFSLYRSVSDQVMGLLARLSPLVEPLSLDEAFVDLEAGGAADGSGSAREAGERLRRDILAVTGLTGSVGLAGSKMLAKIASEQAKPDGLVLIEPGTERELLAPMPVRILPGVGPATGEHLRRAGMTTVDDLAEAGEDELVRLLGKAHGASLFRMALGHDDRPVVAERDAKSVSVEDTFDVDLHDRVRIRLEVERLADRCVRRLRTSGHSGRTIVLKVRRFDFSTLTRSETLRGPTDDAAVVREAAARLLDAVDTTGGVRLLGVGVSGLADYTQEDLFAQAAAEATGGQAGGDEGVPRDTADEEADPGRTPIESPTERHWQAGHDVRHARFGVGWVQGSGLGRVTVRFEEPWSTAPGRVRTFAVDDPELAPSEPLPLVMPGSPPAVPAEGASPGDARAQPSRSSLPASRPKSRSPGAPGAGDPPPLGAGGGGVGFSEGVGRSRP from the coding sequence ATCTGGACATGGATGCGTTCTTCGCCGCCGCCGAGCAGGCGGCGAAGCCGAGCCTGCGCGGAAAACCGGTGGTCGTGGGTGGTCTCGGGCCCCGTGGGGTCGTGGCCACCGCGTCGTACGAGGCGAGAAGTTTCGGCGTGCACTCGGCGATGCCCATGGCGCAGGCGAGGCGCCGCTGCCCCAATGCCGCGTACCTCGTCCCGCGCTTCTCGCTCTACCGCTCGGTGAGCGACCAGGTGATGGGATTGCTCGCCCGCCTGTCACCGCTGGTGGAGCCGCTGAGCCTGGACGAGGCGTTCGTGGACCTGGAGGCGGGTGGTGCGGCCGATGGCTCCGGATCCGCGCGGGAGGCCGGTGAACGGCTGCGCAGGGACATCCTCGCGGTCACGGGACTGACCGGCTCCGTGGGCCTCGCCGGTTCCAAGATGCTCGCGAAGATCGCATCGGAGCAGGCCAAACCCGACGGCTTGGTGCTGATCGAACCAGGCACCGAACGCGAGCTGCTGGCGCCCATGCCGGTGCGCATCCTGCCCGGCGTGGGTCCGGCGACCGGGGAGCATCTGAGGCGGGCCGGCATGACCACCGTCGACGACCTCGCCGAAGCCGGCGAGGACGAACTCGTGCGGCTGCTGGGGAAGGCCCATGGCGCATCGCTGTTCAGGATGGCGCTGGGGCACGATGATCGCCCCGTGGTGGCCGAGCGTGACGCGAAGTCGGTGTCGGTGGAGGACACCTTCGACGTCGACCTGCACGACAGGGTCCGTATCAGGCTGGAAGTGGAGCGCCTGGCCGACCGCTGCGTCCGGCGGTTGCGGACCTCCGGGCATTCGGGGCGGACCATTGTGCTGAAGGTGCGCCGTTTCGACTTCTCCACCCTGACCAGGTCGGAGACCCTGCGCGGGCCGACGGACGACGCGGCCGTGGTGCGGGAGGCGGCGGCCCGGCTGCTGGACGCGGTGGACACCACGGGCGGGGTGCGACTGCTCGGGGTGGGTGTGAGCGGTCTCGCCGACTACACCCAGGAGGATCTGTTCGCCCAGGCCGCTGCCGAGGCCACCGGCGGCCAGGCCGGTGGGGACGAGGGAGTCCCGCGCGACACCGCCGACGAGGAGGCCGATCCGGGTCGGACACCGATCGAATCGCCGACGGAGCGGCACTGGCAAGCGGGGCACGATGTCCGACACGCCCGCTTCGGTGTCGGCTGGGTGCAAGGCAGCGGCCTCGGACGGGTCACGGTCCGCTTCGAGGAACCGTGGTCGACCGCTCCGGGCCGGGTGCGCACCTTCGCCGTGGACGATCCCGAACTGGCTCCGTCGGAGCCGCTGCCCCTGGTCATGCCCGGAAGTCCCCCCGCTGTTCCGGCGGAAGGAGCGTCACCGGGCGATGCGCGTGCTCAGCCCTCCCGGTCGTCGTTGCCGGCCAGCCGGCCGAAGTCGCGGTCGCCCGGAGCGCCGGGGGCCGGTGACCCACCGCCGCTCGGCGCGGGCGGCGGAGGTGTCGGGTTCTCCGAAGGCGTGGGGAGGTCGAGACCGTAG